The Burkholderia cepacia ATCC 25416 genome includes a window with the following:
- a CDS encoding MFS transporter, with product MTDSPAQGSRTTDFLPYLVAATFFMEYLDTTVIATALPQMARSFGVGPNALSLGMTAYMLALAVFIPISGWIADRYGSRTVFASAIVVFTGASVLCGLSEGVVTFTAARLLQGVGGAMMVPVGRMIVVRSTEKAKLMRAIATITWPGIVAPVVGPPIGGFITTYASWRWIFLLNVPFGIAALVCTWLIVRNTRADEQRPLDWAGFVLAGGALTCLLIGTEAAGQQDVDFTRAGVLVGASVLFGVAAWWHARRCAHPLLDFTTLKVPTFSVTVISGSITRMAINAVPYLLPLLFQIGFGLSPFQSGLLLLASALGNLGMKAGTSWILDRYGFRRVALVDVTIVGIFTIACGWLTASTPLAITLLVVFVYGLTRSMQFTTLATLAYADIPAHQTSAASTLWSAAQQMTIGMGIAFGALSLRLAALVRGDAAGMHYVLDDFRWAFVAAGVLALLTLPGYARLASDAGDRLRASVARG from the coding sequence ATGACTGACAGCCCTGCCCAAGGTAGTCGGACGACCGACTTCTTGCCGTATCTCGTCGCCGCAACGTTCTTCATGGAGTACCTCGACACGACCGTGATCGCGACCGCGCTGCCGCAAATGGCGCGTTCGTTCGGTGTCGGTCCGAACGCGCTGAGCCTCGGGATGACCGCCTATATGCTCGCGTTGGCGGTGTTCATCCCGATCAGCGGCTGGATCGCGGACCGCTATGGATCGCGTACGGTATTCGCGAGTGCGATCGTCGTCTTTACCGGTGCGTCGGTGCTGTGCGGGCTGTCCGAAGGTGTCGTGACGTTCACGGCTGCACGGCTGCTGCAGGGCGTCGGCGGGGCGATGATGGTGCCGGTCGGACGGATGATCGTCGTGCGCAGCACCGAGAAGGCGAAACTGATGCGAGCGATCGCGACGATCACGTGGCCGGGCATCGTCGCGCCGGTCGTCGGGCCGCCGATCGGCGGCTTCATCACGACCTATGCGTCGTGGCGCTGGATCTTCCTGCTGAACGTCCCGTTCGGTATTGCCGCGCTTGTCTGTACCTGGCTGATCGTCCGGAACACGCGGGCTGACGAGCAACGGCCGCTCGACTGGGCTGGATTCGTGCTGGCCGGTGGTGCATTGACTTGTCTGTTGATCGGTACCGAAGCGGCCGGCCAGCAGGACGTCGACTTCACGCGCGCGGGCGTCCTGGTGGGGGCGAGCGTGCTGTTCGGCGTGGCCGCGTGGTGGCATGCGCGACGCTGCGCGCATCCGCTGCTCGACTTCACCACGCTGAAGGTGCCGACCTTCTCGGTGACGGTGATCTCCGGCTCGATCACGCGGATGGCGATCAACGCCGTGCCGTACCTGCTGCCGCTGTTGTTCCAGATCGGCTTCGGGTTGTCGCCGTTCCAGTCCGGCCTGTTGCTGCTCGCGAGTGCGCTCGGCAATCTGGGGATGAAGGCGGGAACGTCGTGGATTCTCGACCGATATGGTTTCCGGCGCGTTGCACTCGTCGACGTGACAATTGTCGGCATCTTCACGATTGCGTGCGGCTGGCTGACCGCGTCGACGCCTCTGGCAATCACGCTGCTCGTCGTATTCGTCTACGGACTCACGCGGTCGATGCAGTTCACGACGCTCGCGACACTCGCCTATGCGGATATCCCGGCGCATCAGACGAGTGCAGCCAGCACGCTGTGGAGTGCCGCACAGCAGATGACGATCGGGATGGGGATCGCGTTCGGTGCATTGTCGCTGCGGCTCGCAGCGTTGGTGCGCGGCGATGCCGCCGGCATGCATTACGTGCTCGACGATTTCCGCTGGGCATTCGTCGCGGCCGGCGTGCTCGCGCTACTGACGTTGCCGGGTTATGCGCGGCTGGCTTCCGATGCAGGCGATCGGCTGCGGGCGAGTGTGGCGCGAGGGTAG
- a CDS encoding 2OG-Fe(II) oxygenase: protein MNIADLQPAVESPDIAQRVDAIDWPTVGAELDRYGCAPVPGLISTNECDALASLYPRDALYRSRVVMARHGFGRGEYKYFAYPLPAVIAELRTTIYPHLAPIANRWNQALGIDVRYPNDHTTFLDRCRAAGQTRPTPLILQYGPDDYNCLHQDLYGEHVFPLQVAILLSAPGRDFTGGEFVLTEQRPRMQSRAEVVPLMQGDAVIFAVHGRPVQGTRSVYRVNLRHGVSRIRNGHRHTVGIIFHDAQ, encoded by the coding sequence GTGAACATCGCCGATCTGCAACCTGCCGTCGAATCGCCGGACATCGCACAACGCGTCGACGCCATCGACTGGCCGACTGTCGGCGCCGAGCTCGATCGCTATGGATGCGCGCCTGTGCCAGGCCTGATTTCGACGAACGAATGCGATGCGCTCGCGTCGCTCTATCCACGGGATGCGCTTTATCGTTCACGCGTCGTGATGGCGCGGCACGGATTCGGCCGCGGCGAATACAAGTATTTCGCGTACCCGCTGCCCGCGGTCATTGCCGAGCTTCGCACGACGATCTACCCGCATCTCGCACCCATCGCGAATCGCTGGAACCAGGCACTCGGAATCGACGTCCGCTATCCGAACGACCACACGACATTCCTCGATCGCTGCCGGGCGGCGGGGCAAACGCGACCGACGCCGCTGATCCTGCAATACGGTCCCGACGACTACAACTGTCTCCATCAGGATCTTTATGGCGAGCACGTGTTTCCGCTGCAGGTCGCGATCCTGCTGTCGGCGCCGGGCCGCGATTTCACGGGCGGGGAATTCGTGTTGACGGAACAGCGGCCACGCATGCAATCACGGGCGGAAGTGGTGCCGCTGATGCAAGGCGACGCGGTGATCTTCGCCGTGCATGGCAGACCCGTGCAGGGGACGCGCAGCGTCTATCGCGTCAACCTGCGCCACGGCGTGAGCCGGATTCGCAATGGCCACCGCCACACGGTCGGCATCATCTTTCATGACGCGCAGTGA